One Methylomonas sp. LL1 DNA window includes the following coding sequences:
- a CDS encoding HipA family kinase, producing MLEIVEIIRPADQGRTTPFLCTACDGNSYFVKGYAASSIGLVKEWMGANLAQAFGLPVPEFQLAYLADALANAYEGPAASELKGGYVFASKQIPSVTELKFETIPHLDKTTRLAVLLFDLWVEHEDRTLTELGGNPNLLWKPDESKLYVIDHNLIFDPAFSHESFWTTHVFKSEFRNKQDDFIEKQTFEARMQKALDSWQSAWDKVPPEWLEYNADYSIFNPNQHIQRLTDDANGNLWLKLP from the coding sequence ATGCTTGAGATCGTTGAAATTATCAGGCCGGCCGACCAAGGCAGAACCACACCGTTTTTATGTACGGCTTGTGATGGCAATAGCTATTTTGTAAAAGGCTATGCGGCTTCTAGCATAGGTTTGGTCAAAGAATGGATGGGGGCAAATCTGGCTCAAGCCTTCGGTTTACCGGTACCAGAGTTCCAGCTTGCCTATTTAGCCGACGCTTTAGCGAATGCTTATGAAGGTCCTGCAGCTTCCGAACTGAAAGGTGGGTATGTCTTTGCGTCCAAACAGATTCCATCAGTTACCGAGCTCAAGTTTGAAACTATTCCGCACCTAGATAAGACTACAAGGCTTGCTGTGTTGCTTTTCGATTTATGGGTTGAGCATGAAGATCGAACACTGACCGAACTGGGTGGCAATCCTAATTTGTTATGGAAGCCTGACGAATCAAAGTTGTATGTTATTGACCACAATCTGATTTTTGATCCAGCGTTTAGTCATGAAAGTTTTTGGACTACGCATGTGTTCAAATCTGAGTTCCGTAACAAACAGGATGACTTTATAGAAAAGCAAACGTTTGAAGCGCGGATGCAAAAGGCACTGGACAGTTGGCAATCAGCATGGGATAAAGTCCCGCCAGAGTGGTTGGAGTATAACGCAGACTACTCTATATTTAATCCTAACCAACATATCCAACGCCTGACCGATGACGCCAACGGTAACCTTTGGTTGAAACTGCCATGA